One Gimesia aquarii DNA segment encodes these proteins:
- a CDS encoding glycosyltransferase family 2 protein: protein MNLLVKNNDPAVGVIIVNYNSGNKLLLCVESLLSVESELHIVIVDNASTDQSLAKLNSTISNDSRVQLIQNQENLGFAVACNMGARLARGDYLLYLNPDCKIHKEAISKLLNCLANDSKIGMAGGHLLNSDGSEQIGGRRAVPTPWRSLVRVFHLSFLSNRYPRLFSDFNLHLQPLPNHPIEVEAISGACMMVSRTAYEDVGGLDEGYFLHCEDLDWCMSFRKKGWKVKFVPAAKISHFQGACSRSRRVFVEWYKHKGMMRFYQKHFRHQYPGIIMWFVVLGVWIRFGLLACYFSVRRFLISGKQMG from the coding sequence ATGAACTTACTAGTTAAAAATAATGATCCAGCTGTTGGAGTGATCATTGTTAACTATAATTCGGGTAACAAGCTTCTGCTCTGTGTAGAATCACTCTTGAGCGTGGAGTCTGAATTACATATTGTTATCGTTGATAATGCATCGACTGACCAAAGTCTCGCTAAATTGAACTCTACTATTTCTAATGACTCGAGAGTTCAACTCATACAAAACCAAGAGAATCTTGGTTTTGCTGTAGCCTGCAATATGGGAGCCCGACTTGCACGAGGCGACTACCTCTTATATTTAAATCCTGATTGTAAGATTCATAAAGAAGCCATATCGAAATTGCTAAACTGCCTCGCAAATGACTCCAAGATTGGTATGGCGGGAGGGCATTTACTGAATAGCGATGGTTCGGAACAGATTGGTGGCCGACGTGCTGTTCCCACTCCCTGGCGCTCATTAGTACGCGTATTTCATCTTTCTTTTCTCTCAAATCGCTATCCACGCCTGTTTTCAGACTTCAATCTACATCTTCAACCGTTGCCCAACCATCCCATTGAAGTGGAAGCCATCTCTGGTGCATGCATGATGGTTTCGCGGACGGCCTATGAAGATGTCGGTGGGCTGGATGAAGGATACTTTCTACATTGCGAAGACTTGGATTGGTGTATGAGTTTTCGGAAGAAGGGCTGGAAGGTGAAGTTTGTACCTGCTGCGAAAATATCACACTTTCAAGGTGCCTGTAGTCGTTCTCGGCGTGTGTTTGTAGAATGGTACAAACATAAAGGGATGATGCGCTTTTATCAGAAGCATTTTCGACATCAATATCCTGGTATTATAATGTGGTTTGTCGTTCTCGGCGTATGGATACGCTTTGGATTGCTCGCATGTTACTTCTCAGTACGGCGTTTTCTGATAAGTGGCAAACAAATGGGCTGA
- a CDS encoding glycosyltransferase family 2 protein: MANPTYSLIIPVYKNESNIPDLLAALASLHKNMPHDLEVVFVIDGSPDRCYEILLKELKSYQFSSQLILLSRNFGSFSAIRAGLQAGIGEYFAVMAADLQEPPELVLQMWSELAKNTFDVVIAVREARNDPFLTKLPSSIFWGLYRRFVVPEVPPGGVDIFGCNQQFRDQLLQLEERHSSLIAQMFWVGFRRKFISYKRQERKHGKSAWTLSKKIHYLMDSTFAFTDLPIRLLIQVGGVTSGLSALFGLLVILFRMMNWIEVPGYTATIIAIIFFGAFNIFALGIVGSYAWRTYENTKSRPLHIVMQQHEFNHSRREL, from the coding sequence TTGGCAAATCCCACATACTCTCTCATCATTCCCGTATATAAAAATGAGAGTAATATTCCGGATCTGTTAGCTGCATTGGCTTCTCTGCACAAGAACATGCCACATGATCTCGAAGTGGTTTTTGTGATTGATGGCAGTCCAGATCGTTGTTATGAAATACTTTTGAAAGAACTTAAAAGTTATCAATTTTCTTCTCAATTGATTTTGTTATCACGCAATTTCGGTTCATTCTCTGCCATACGTGCTGGTCTGCAAGCGGGAATCGGCGAGTATTTTGCAGTCATGGCGGCGGATCTCCAAGAACCACCAGAACTGGTTTTGCAGATGTGGTCTGAATTAGCTAAGAATACTTTCGATGTTGTCATTGCCGTCCGTGAGGCGCGTAACGATCCTTTTTTAACAAAATTGCCTTCCAGCATTTTCTGGGGCTTATATCGACGTTTTGTAGTGCCGGAAGTCCCTCCAGGTGGCGTTGATATATTCGGATGCAATCAGCAATTTCGAGATCAACTCCTACAACTGGAGGAGAGGCACAGTTCTTTAATCGCTCAAATGTTCTGGGTCGGGTTTCGCCGCAAGTTCATCAGCTACAAACGCCAGGAGAGAAAACACGGAAAGTCTGCATGGACGCTAAGTAAAAAGATTCATTACTTAATGGACAGTACATTTGCGTTTACTGATCTACCGATTAGGTTACTAATTCAAGTAGGTGGGGTAACTTCTGGCTTATCCGCTTTATTTGGACTGTTAGTGATCCTATTTCGAATGATGAATTGGATTGAAGTTCCAGGTTACACCGCCACTATTATTGCGATTATTTTTTTTGGTGCATTCAATATATTCGCTCTAGGTATTGTTGGCTCTTATGCTTGGCGCACCTATGAAAATACAAAGTCGAGACCTTTGCATATCGTAATGCAGCAACATGAATTCAATCATTCCAGGAGAGAATTATGA
- a CDS encoding DegT/DnrJ/EryC1/StrS family aminotransferase, translating into MKILFNQPKRENDELSLEIDAAIKNVLKSGIYILGNNVTTFEEEFAEYCNTKYCYTVGNGTDALVIALRALGIVKNDEVITVANAGGYSTTACNLVGATPVYIDVDKHRLLLNVDLVPSAISPKTKCVIATHLYGQVVDIKKLRALLDAAGHTEVKILEDCAQAHGATSEGEKVGSLGDIATFSFYPTKNLGALGDGGAITTSCEKLAERCQSLRQYGWISKYCSTVSDGQNSRLDEIHAAILRVKLKQLDAYNQKRRSICTHLHETCRGIVDVVTTPNDDHVSHLFVVRHKNREEICKTLNENGIATDIHYPILDIDQISMNAKSYRSLELKHSNQATKEIFSLPCYTGITRAELDFIRQIFQTKISVITKE; encoded by the coding sequence ATGAAAATTCTCTTTAATCAACCTAAGAGAGAAAACGATGAGCTTTCTCTTGAAATCGACGCTGCCATCAAAAATGTGCTCAAAAGTGGTATTTATATCCTGGGAAATAATGTCACCACTTTTGAAGAGGAGTTTGCTGAGTACTGTAACACTAAATACTGTTACACCGTCGGCAATGGGACGGATGCACTGGTAATCGCACTCCGTGCCTTAGGTATTGTCAAGAACGACGAAGTCATCACAGTGGCAAATGCAGGAGGTTATTCCACAACCGCGTGTAATCTGGTAGGGGCAACGCCAGTTTACATTGATGTCGATAAACATCGTCTCTTATTGAACGTTGACCTGGTTCCATCAGCTATTTCGCCTAAAACAAAATGTGTGATTGCCACACATCTCTATGGGCAAGTTGTCGACATAAAAAAACTAAGAGCATTATTAGATGCCGCCGGGCATACAGAGGTTAAAATTCTTGAAGATTGTGCACAGGCACATGGTGCGACTTCCGAGGGGGAAAAGGTTGGTTCACTGGGTGATATTGCCACTTTCAGTTTTTATCCCACCAAGAACTTAGGTGCGCTTGGGGATGGGGGAGCGATCACGACATCTTGTGAAAAATTAGCTGAGCGATGTCAAAGTTTACGACAGTATGGGTGGATTTCAAAATATTGCAGTACAGTCTCCGATGGTCAAAATAGTCGTCTTGATGAAATTCACGCTGCCATTCTTCGTGTCAAGTTAAAGCAACTTGACGCCTATAATCAAAAACGGCGTTCTATATGCACTCATCTCCACGAAACATGCCGAGGAATTGTTGATGTTGTTACAACTCCTAATGACGATCATGTCAGCCACCTGTTTGTGGTCCGGCACAAAAATCGTGAGGAAATATGCAAGACACTTAATGAGAACGGAATTGCCACGGATATTCACTATCCAATCCTGGACATAGATCAAATATCGATGAATGCAAAATCATATCGTTCGCTTGAACTAAAACATTCGAATCAAGCCACTAAAGAAATCTTTTCTTTACCCTGCTATACCGGAATCACTCGTGCAGAGCTGGACTTCATCAGGCAGATTTTCCAGACGAAAATTTCAGTAATCACAAAGGAATAA
- a CDS encoding glucosyltransferase domain-containing protein: protein MEKLDDRLSQTQTDIIRWIKKERYWLSYLLILCFTSFAYELFNFTLTVDEEFYAERSGPILNNEWVRQGRWSMYLLSYLYPINPIVPFAPLFFTLVCSALAFSIVVRLFSSNRTINDFWAAPLFIACPTLYYVYSFNTLNFGIGIGFLAGALAIYLFTFRRGMSRWFVPAILIAFSIGIYQAFLPWILVLFCFSALRLIFESKVTFKEILKTFISFIGLLVSGLVFYYLISKGFRLALKLNSNDYIDGFVKYNLSLDYLLQTFKQTLYSMKNHYLGKNDIYDQNILSLLLLFFTTLLSLIFQVLKTKQPLSTKLLGLLIVLLILATPFSLNLISAGVMPTRALLAVPLVLSGFVFLSLSASSIVLRFLIILLVCATTFQFITINNRFAFADYISWQADRALSMRILNRLDELDYGQENKTNSKRVYALVGNISRPKYSLIVERQTIGASFYNWDQGNVHRVLSLMRSMGIDEYEPATLEQQRSIMQFADTMPIWPQAGSVALKNGVSIVKLGNYTNSQLVPLCAGTLPCALCRIIYNPGKGGIRILDEDSWVDKDKRERVFQLNDNLSEAQFLNATYKIEGDQIVLNASTPGTQIILPQIKPLNVDRVLMRIVLDAPQDTTMFLFYRYPGETDYTGSNQIQVKLYKGVNNLLFSVPVQLLEESLRFDPGNIPGIYQIIKLEMYKPNENSL, encoded by the coding sequence ATGGAGAAGTTAGACGATCGCTTGTCTCAAACTCAGACTGATATAATTCGTTGGATTAAAAAAGAACGCTACTGGTTGAGCTATCTTTTAATTCTCTGTTTCACGTCATTTGCTTATGAGTTGTTTAATTTTACATTGACGGTAGATGAAGAATTTTATGCTGAGCGATCGGGCCCCATATTGAATAATGAATGGGTAAGGCAGGGGCGTTGGTCAATGTATTTACTCAGCTATTTATACCCAATTAATCCGATCGTCCCCTTCGCTCCTCTTTTCTTCACGCTGGTCTGTTCAGCGTTGGCTTTTTCAATAGTTGTACGATTATTTTCTTCCAACAGGACAATCAATGATTTTTGGGCTGCCCCTCTGTTTATAGCTTGCCCAACATTATATTACGTTTACAGCTTCAATACATTGAACTTCGGGATTGGGATTGGGTTCTTAGCGGGCGCTCTGGCGATTTATTTATTTACCTTTCGCCGAGGAATGAGCAGATGGTTTGTTCCAGCGATATTAATCGCATTTTCGATAGGAATCTATCAGGCCTTTCTCCCCTGGATCTTAGTTCTATTTTGCTTTTCAGCACTTCGATTGATTTTCGAATCAAAAGTCACATTCAAAGAAATACTAAAGACATTCATTTCATTTATCGGGTTATTGGTTTCTGGTCTGGTATTCTATTATTTGATTTCGAAAGGTTTTCGTCTCGCACTTAAATTGAACTCGAATGATTACATTGATGGATTCGTCAAATATAATTTGAGTCTGGATTATTTGTTACAGACTTTCAAACAGACACTTTATTCAATGAAGAATCACTATCTGGGAAAAAATGATATTTACGATCAAAATATACTATCTCTCCTTTTGCTGTTTTTTACCACTTTATTATCACTGATATTTCAAGTTCTTAAAACAAAGCAACCTCTATCCACTAAATTATTGGGACTCCTGATAGTGCTATTAATTTTGGCGACTCCTTTTTCCCTAAATCTTATCAGTGCTGGAGTTATGCCAACCAGAGCCTTGCTGGCAGTTCCCTTGGTATTAAGTGGGTTCGTTTTTCTTTCACTCTCCGCCTCCTCAATTGTTCTGAGATTTTTAATTATTCTGCTTGTCTGTGCAACAACATTTCAATTTATAACAATCAATAATCGATTTGCTTTCGCTGATTATATTTCATGGCAGGCAGACCGTGCGCTAAGCATGCGAATTTTAAATCGGTTGGATGAACTTGATTACGGGCAGGAAAATAAAACCAATAGTAAACGTGTTTATGCATTAGTGGGAAACATATCCCGCCCCAAGTATTCATTGATTGTAGAGAGACAAACCATAGGCGCCTCATTTTATAATTGGGATCAAGGCAACGTTCATAGAGTATTGTCACTGATGCGATCGATGGGAATTGACGAATACGAACCAGCGACTTTAGAGCAACAAAGATCAATTATGCAGTTTGCTGATACGATGCCCATCTGGCCACAAGCCGGTTCAGTTGCTCTCAAGAATGGAGTGTCGATTGTGAAGCTCGGCAACTACACCAATTCGCAACTGGTTCCTCTTTGTGCCGGTACCCTCCCCTGTGCACTTTGTCGAATTATATACAATCCAGGTAAAGGTGGAATTAGAATTCTTGACGAAGACTCTTGGGTTGATAAGGACAAGAGAGAGCGTGTATTCCAGTTGAACGATAATTTGAGTGAAGCACAGTTTCTCAATGCAACATACAAAATCGAAGGTGATCAGATCGTTCTCAATGCATCAACGCCTGGCACACAAATCATATTGCCGCAAATCAAACCATTAAACGTGGATCGTGTGCTGATGCGCATCGTTCTTGATGCGCCCCAGGACACTACGATGTTTTTGTTTTATCGCTATCCTGGTGAAACCGATTACACAGGTTCCAACCAGATTCAAGTTAAGCTATATAAGGGTGTTAATAATCTTCTGTTTTCTGTTCCAGTTCAGCTTCTGGAAGAGTCTTTAAGATTTGATCCCGGAAATATACCCGGAATCTATCAGATCATAAAATTAGAGATGTATAAACCAAATGAAAATTCTCTTTAA
- a CDS encoding methyltransferase domain-containing protein gives MHASSLANMQSFHDEFLASKRDQTLQVLDIGSMDVNGTYRSILDSPNWNYIGTDMEPGNGVDLVFKKPYSWREVKSNSVDVLVSGQAFEHIEYFWITILEVFRVLKPGGICCIIAPAGGYEHKYPVDCWRFYPDGFTAMAKFAQLEVLKVETHWESQGYDDGSELWMDSVLVARKPVFSTWIKLKSEIKCYLQHKLMSLSIN, from the coding sequence ATGCACGCCAGCTCACTAGCAAATATGCAATCTTTTCACGATGAATTTTTAGCATCGAAGCGAGATCAAACACTTCAAGTCCTAGATATTGGTTCCATGGATGTCAATGGAACTTACAGGAGCATCTTAGATTCCCCCAACTGGAACTATATTGGAACAGATATGGAACCGGGAAATGGAGTCGATCTTGTATTCAAAAAACCGTATTCGTGGAGGGAGGTCAAAAGTAACTCTGTCGATGTATTAGTTTCTGGACAGGCATTTGAACATATTGAATATTTCTGGATCACTATACTTGAAGTATTTCGAGTATTAAAACCAGGTGGAATTTGCTGTATCATCGCGCCCGCGGGAGGGTATGAACACAAATATCCGGTGGACTGCTGGAGATTCTATCCTGATGGATTCACAGCCATGGCCAAGTTTGCACAGTTGGAGGTCTTGAAAGTCGAGACACATTGGGAATCACAGGGATACGATGATGGAAGCGAACTTTGGATGGACAGCGTCCTGGTTGCACGTAAACCCGTTTTTAGTACCTGGATTAAATTGAAAAGCGAAATCAAATGTTACTTGCAACACAAATTAATGAGCCTCAGTATTAATTAG
- a CDS encoding ABC transporter ATP-binding protein, whose product MSSDGNSLKNDIAIKLEGVCKYFQIYEKPHHRLMQGLFRGKKQFYKEFKALEDISLEIKKGETVGIIGRNGAGKSTLLQIICGTMSPTFGTVNINGRIAALLELGSGFNPEFTGRENVFMNGAILGLTKAEIEDRFDKIAAFAEIGDFIDQPVKTYSSGMYVRLAFAVIAHVDADILIIDEALSVGDAFFTQKCMRFLRTFMKHGTLLFVSHDNSAITNLCERAVWLDTGKVRIAADAKTVCEKYFEGLYAAQQNVQNNPSLSSMNTEMKLKKDSSQEFVDGRLAFINSTQYRNDIKLFQFDPDAESFGAGGVEITDISLCNESGEKLSWVVGGEVASLLVTAKAKENLGSLIVGFFVKDRLGQTIFGDNTYFTKALSVTTDDQFFTKFIFRFPLLPVGDYSISVAMADGTHTDHIQHVWIHDAIIFKSEASSIVHGLLGIPMLDIQLNNINKK is encoded by the coding sequence ATGTCCTCTGATGGGAATTCACTTAAAAACGATATTGCGATTAAGCTGGAAGGAGTCTGTAAATATTTCCAGATCTATGAAAAACCTCATCACCGGCTGATGCAAGGACTGTTTCGTGGTAAAAAACAATTTTATAAAGAGTTTAAAGCATTAGAAGACATCTCGCTGGAAATAAAGAAAGGAGAGACCGTTGGAATTATTGGCCGTAACGGTGCCGGTAAATCAACTCTGCTCCAAATCATTTGTGGAACCATGAGTCCCACTTTCGGAACCGTGAACATCAATGGTCGAATCGCGGCCTTGCTAGAACTTGGTTCTGGATTTAACCCTGAATTTACCGGTCGTGAAAACGTATTTATGAACGGGGCGATTCTGGGATTAACAAAAGCAGAAATTGAAGATCGTTTTGATAAAATCGCAGCCTTTGCAGAAATTGGCGATTTCATTGACCAGCCAGTCAAAACCTACTCCAGTGGGATGTATGTCAGGTTGGCCTTTGCTGTAATTGCTCATGTTGATGCAGATATTTTAATCATTGATGAAGCGCTATCAGTCGGCGATGCGTTCTTTACCCAGAAATGTATGCGGTTTTTGCGTACATTTATGAAACACGGAACACTACTGTTTGTCAGCCATGACAATTCTGCTATCACAAACCTGTGTGAACGCGCTGTCTGGTTGGACACAGGAAAAGTAAGAATTGCCGCTGACGCCAAAACCGTATGCGAAAAGTATTTTGAAGGACTATATGCAGCTCAACAGAACGTACAAAATAACCCCAGTCTCAGTTCTATGAATACTGAAATGAAATTAAAAAAAGACAGTAGTCAAGAATTTGTTGACGGTCGGCTCGCATTTATCAATTCGACACAATATCGCAATGATATCAAACTTTTTCAATTTGACCCGGACGCGGAAAGCTTTGGTGCAGGGGGGGTAGAGATTACTGATATTTCTCTCTGCAACGAGTCGGGAGAAAAATTATCCTGGGTTGTCGGAGGGGAAGTGGCAAGTTTACTTGTCACAGCAAAGGCTAAAGAAAATCTGGGATCACTAATCGTAGGTTTTTTTGTTAAAGACCGTCTAGGCCAAACCATTTTTGGTGACAACACCTATTTTACTAAAGCCCTTTCTGTCACCACTGATGATCAATTTTTTACGAAATTTATATTTCGTTTCCCTTTATTACCTGTAGGGGACTATTCGATCTCAGTCGCAATGGCAGATGGAACTCACACAGATCATATCCAACATGTTTGGATTCATGACGCGATCATATTCAAATCTGAAGCAAGCAGCATAGTGCATGGGCTTTTAGGAATTCCTATGCTCGACATCCAGCTTAATAATATAAACAAAAAATAG
- a CDS encoding ABC transporter permease yields the protein MVHSLIKNRQLIWQMTKRDVIGRYKGSTLGLTWSFFNPLIMLAVYTFVFSIAFKARWQTGSDSKSEFALALFIGMIVHGLLAESVNRAPSLILNNVNYVKKVVFPLEILPWVAMGATLFHTLVSLFVWGLFFIAVNQTFQWTALFLPFIFAPLIFFTLGLTWFLAALGVYLRDVGQVTSVFTTVLLFMSPVFYPISNIPERFQPYLYANPLTFIIEQSRAVLMWGQVPNWEGLLLSLIISLFVAWLGFSSFQKTRRGFADVL from the coding sequence ATGGTTCATAGTTTAATAAAGAACCGTCAACTGATCTGGCAAATGACCAAGCGCGATGTCATTGGAAGATATAAAGGTTCCACCTTGGGACTGACCTGGTCTTTCTTTAACCCTTTAATCATGCTGGCTGTTTACACATTCGTATTCAGTATCGCGTTTAAAGCACGCTGGCAAACTGGTTCTGACAGTAAATCTGAATTTGCCCTGGCACTCTTCATTGGCATGATTGTACATGGCTTACTGGCAGAGAGCGTAAATCGAGCCCCCAGCCTGATACTTAACAACGTCAACTATGTGAAAAAAGTAGTGTTTCCTCTGGAAATTTTACCCTGGGTCGCCATGGGGGCGACTTTGTTTCATACATTAGTCAGTCTGTTCGTATGGGGACTGTTCTTTATTGCAGTCAATCAAACATTCCAATGGACTGCCCTGTTTCTGCCGTTCATTTTTGCACCTCTTATTTTTTTCACGCTGGGGCTCACCTGGTTTTTGGCTGCTTTAGGAGTTTACCTGAGAGACGTGGGACAAGTTACAAGTGTCTTTACCACCGTTTTATTATTCATGTCCCCTGTTTTCTACCCCATCTCAAATATCCCAGAACGTTTTCAGCCGTATCTTTATGCCAATCCCCTTACATTCATCATTGAACAGTCAAGGGCCGTCTTGATGTGGGGGCAAGTACCCAACTGGGAGGGATTGCTCCTCTCCCTCATCATCAGCTTGTTTGTCGCTTGGTTGGGCTTTTCATCATTCCAAAAAACGCGCAGGGGATTTGCTGATGTCCTCTGA
- the rfbA gene encoding glucose-1-phosphate thymidylyltransferase RfbA yields the protein MSRKGIILAGGSGTRLHPVTKVISKQLLPIYDKPMIFYPLSSLMLAGIKETLIISTPHDLPMFQDLLEDGAQWGMQFKYAAQPSPDGLAQALLIGEEFIGSDPVCLILGDNIFYGHGLTDSLLTASKRDSGATVFGYQVHDPERFGVVEFDSQKRAISIEEKPKVPKSNYAVTGLYFYDNDVVEIAKNVKPSARGELEITSVNNAYLQRGNLNVELLGRGHAWFDTGTHESLQDASHFFQTIEKRQGLKIACLEEIAYQAGWITKAQMAQQAELLSKTNYGQYLLKVMEGLSYE from the coding sequence ATGTCAAGAAAAGGTATTATTTTGGCGGGAGGGTCTGGTACTCGACTCCATCCTGTTACAAAGGTAATTTCAAAACAGTTACTCCCCATTTATGACAAACCAATGATTTTTTATCCTCTTTCATCTCTGATGTTAGCAGGAATTAAAGAGACACTAATCATTTCCACACCTCATGATCTACCCATGTTTCAAGATCTCTTAGAAGATGGAGCGCAGTGGGGCATGCAGTTTAAATATGCTGCTCAGCCTTCACCAGATGGTCTCGCACAAGCTTTACTGATTGGAGAAGAGTTCATTGGCAGTGATCCAGTTTGCCTCATTTTAGGTGACAACATATTCTATGGCCATGGATTAACCGACAGTTTACTGACGGCCTCTAAACGTGACTCTGGGGCGACTGTATTTGGTTACCAAGTGCATGATCCGGAGCGTTTTGGAGTCGTCGAGTTTGATAGCCAAAAACGTGCGATTTCCATCGAAGAGAAACCTAAAGTTCCAAAGTCGAATTATGCCGTCACAGGGCTCTATTTTTATGATAATGATGTCGTTGAAATCGCGAAGAATGTGAAACCCTCTGCTCGCGGTGAACTGGAAATTACGTCGGTGAATAATGCCTATTTACAGCGGGGAAACTTAAATGTCGAACTATTAGGGCGAGGGCATGCCTGGTTTGATACCGGGACACATGAAAGCTTACAAGATGCGAGTCACTTTTTCCAAACGATTGAAAAACGCCAGGGACTGAAAATTGCCTGTTTAGAAGAAATCGCCTATCAGGCAGGATGGATCACAAAGGCACAGATGGCACAACAAGCTGAACTACTCAGCAAAACGAATTATGGCCAATACTTGCTCAAGGTAATGGAGGGACTTTCTTATGAATAG
- a CDS encoding tetratricopeptide repeat protein, producing the protein MHSTRIKFLFISNLVISFSLGTLTLSGCNSMHGVASNEMGNGYYQRGDYANARAAFSRAIADNPGNPDYVHNLAVTMQKEGDLAGAEQTYKNALMIDPSHQPSHHGLAELMISQGRQQEAIQHVTSWRDTQPYIAESHLEMAWLQQQSGDLSGAEQSLKAASNADPNHPKVLAHLGQLYQQTGRSEEALAMYQQSMHSEWYQPQVQARIASIKKPYSTSTGTNRIAAKGWSHGPLGNGSRFRYQSRTAQASNAYPLPTYSSMTSGTVAMTSPSHMSQAQALPGETMALQPVLVAPGIAGQPVQLGPPTVANSPEPVNVDPAHFPTAPSTAGTPPVVQPY; encoded by the coding sequence ATGCACTCAACCCGGATAAAATTTCTATTTATTAGTAACTTGGTCATTTCGTTCTCATTGGGAACGTTAACACTTTCCGGATGCAACTCTATGCACGGAGTCGCCAGTAACGAAATGGGAAATGGCTATTATCAACGTGGCGACTATGCAAATGCGCGAGCTGCTTTCAGTCGTGCGATCGCAGACAATCCGGGGAATCCGGATTATGTCCATAATCTCGCTGTCACCATGCAAAAAGAAGGCGATCTGGCAGGAGCAGAACAAACCTATAAAAATGCGTTAATGATAGATCCTTCCCATCAACCTTCGCATCACGGGTTAGCAGAATTAATGATCAGCCAGGGACGTCAGCAAGAGGCAATACAGCATGTTACCTCCTGGAGAGACACCCAACCCTATATTGCTGAATCCCACTTGGAAATGGCATGGTTGCAACAGCAGTCCGGTGACTTAAGCGGTGCAGAACAATCATTAAAGGCTGCGTCAAATGCCGATCCAAACCATCCCAAAGTACTTGCACATCTAGGTCAGCTTTATCAACAGACAGGACGCTCTGAAGAGGCCCTGGCAATGTACCAACAATCAATGCACTCCGAATGGTATCAACCACAGGTGCAGGCACGTATCGCTTCGATCAAAAAACCGTATTCAACATCAACCGGAACCAATCGCATTGCAGCCAAAGGTTGGTCACATGGCCCCCTTGGCAATGGCAGTAGATTTCGTTATCAATCTCGTACTGCTCAAGCAAGTAATGCTTACCCCCTGCCCACCTATAGCAGCATGACTTCGGGAACAGTCGCCATGACGAGCCCTTCACACATGAGCCAGGCGCAGGCACTACCCGGTGAAACAATGGCATTACAACCGGTGCTGGTTGCCCCTGGTATTGCAGGTCAACCAGTTCAGCTAGGACCGCCCACTGTTGCAAATTCACCCGAACCAGTTAATGTCGATCCAGCACACTTTCCCACCGCACCATCAACGGCTGGAACACCACCGGTTGTACAACCTTATTAG
- a CDS encoding DUF1573 domain-containing protein — MRDQILQSKWTRPVLLVLATSPFVIASYAFWAGSRVQTAIAGEAKPALAFETYLVDTGRVKETTRVVSARFRFKNLSDQTVTIKELVPSCGCLKPRLEKKVYLPNEVGEFRLKMETAGESPGQKEYFVDFKYEDTKERSTRLTFKLELPIRRLVVKPKALVVYQFTPGRTVHPITVSDYRAGKEFEITSVESTLKYAKVELKELEVSDGLRQQKLDVIVENVVPPGKHNGLVVIKTNDSDFPELYVPLIVQGPDPQTAQKQEPTAPKAN; from the coding sequence ATGCGTGATCAAATTTTACAATCAAAATGGACCAGACCTGTTCTGCTTGTTCTGGCAACATCACCATTTGTCATAGCCAGTTATGCATTCTGGGCTGGTTCACGCGTCCAAACGGCAATAGCTGGTGAAGCAAAACCAGCATTGGCCTTCGAAACTTACCTCGTTGACACCGGTCGCGTCAAAGAAACCACTCGCGTCGTATCAGCCCGTTTTCGTTTCAAAAATCTCAGCGATCAAACGGTGACAATTAAGGAATTAGTCCCAAGTTGTGGTTGCCTGAAACCGCGTCTGGAGAAAAAAGTATATCTCCCCAATGAAGTCGGCGAATTTCGGCTAAAAATGGAGACGGCAGGAGAGTCCCCCGGACAGAAAGAATACTTTGTTGATTTCAAATATGAAGACACAAAGGAGCGTTCGACTCGACTCACTTTCAAACTGGAACTCCCCATCCGTAGACTTGTTGTAAAACCCAAAGCGCTGGTTGTTTACCAGTTTACACCAGGACGTACGGTGCACCCCATCACAGTCTCTGATTACCGAGCAGGGAAAGAGTTTGAAATCACCAGTGTGGAAAGTACACTAAAATACGCGAAGGTGGAACTTAAAGAACTGGAAGTCAGCGATGGCCTCAGACAGCAAAAGTTAGATGTGATTGTGGAAAATGTAGTTCCACCGGGAAAACATAATGGGCTGGTCGTTATCAAAACAAATGATTCCGACTTCCCTGAACTTTATGTTCCGCTCATTGTTCAAGGTCCTGACCCACAGACCGCACAAAAACAAGAGCCAACCGCTCCCAAAGCCAACTAA